One window of the Archangium primigenium genome contains the following:
- a CDS encoding TIGR02265 family protein encodes MRGGAIPHGDAGTLGAYEELERRLALATDADTVRGLSFHNVLDAVRLDLGPEALVQLTGSREAPDFKSFFSYPVRDYLRMQYTAAWMLAERHGSFEGAVRRMSAGMAPGFLGSVVGKAFMLLMKEGPRQLITHMAVAHRAAASFGELTVLWMGPRHGVLRTRRDFLLHVNHEGGLLGLFRALGLENARVSGRQVALLENEVTFSWE; translated from the coding sequence ATGAGGGGCGGAGCCATCCCCCACGGGGACGCGGGGACACTGGGCGCGTACGAGGAGCTCGAGCGGCGGCTGGCCCTGGCGACGGATGCGGACACCGTCCGGGGCCTGTCCTTCCACAACGTGCTGGACGCGGTGCGGCTGGACCTGGGGCCCGAGGCCCTGGTGCAGCTGACCGGCTCGCGCGAGGCGCCGGACTTCAAGAGCTTCTTCAGCTACCCCGTCCGGGACTACCTGCGGATGCAGTACACGGCGGCATGGATGCTGGCGGAGCGGCATGGCTCCTTCGAGGGGGCCGTGCGGCGCATGTCCGCGGGCATGGCCCCGGGCTTCCTGGGCTCGGTGGTGGGCAAGGCCTTCATGCTGCTCATGAAGGAAGGCCCCCGGCAGCTCATCACCCACATGGCCGTGGCCCACCGGGCCGCGGCCAGCTTCGGGGAGCTGACGGTGCTGTGGATGGGGCCGCGCCACGGCGTGCTGCGCACCCGGCGCGACTTCCTGCTCCACGTCAACCACGAGGGGGGCCTCCTGGGCCTCTTTCGCGCCCTGGGCCTGGAGAACGCGCGCGTGAGCGGGCGCCAGGTGGCCCTGTTGGAGAACGAGGTGACCTTCTCCTGGGAGTAG
- a CDS encoding sensor histidine kinase produces MEESSETTVEALLEQIRRIAAREPHAQCAVRGGSLGPVAAALNALSTQLSSRRMEQEEAFGLRALVEQSPNSMFSCDVDARIRFINFTMPGLTVEQVLGENLFDWIAPESRDNARAVITRVLATGEPGGYEARPAVSGGPEWFAARVGPIMVDTRIVGFTVILTDITELKRTHLRLEQSNRELESFAYVSSHDLQEPLRKIQTFGERLKKTATGLSPEAQDYLERMQGAATRMRRLIDDLLAFSRVSNKGRPFVRVDLSPLLQEVREDLEATIARAEASLRIAEALPVLEADPTQMRQLLQNLLGNALKFRRADVPPDISVSAQVDATTQTCTLVVADNGIGFEEKYRDRIFDVFQRLHGRGQYEGTGIGLAICRKIAERHGGRIEAHGTPNQGASFHVTLPLKQPSSQ; encoded by the coding sequence ATGGAAGAGTCGAGCGAAACGACGGTCGAGGCGTTGCTCGAGCAGATCCGCCGCATCGCGGCGCGCGAGCCGCATGCGCAGTGCGCCGTGCGGGGAGGATCCCTGGGCCCCGTGGCCGCCGCCCTCAACGCCCTGTCCACGCAATTGTCCTCGCGGCGCATGGAGCAGGAGGAGGCCTTCGGGCTCCGGGCGCTGGTGGAGCAGTCGCCCAACAGCATGTTCAGCTGTGACGTGGACGCGCGCATCCGCTTCATCAACTTCACCATGCCCGGGCTCACCGTGGAGCAGGTGCTCGGCGAGAACCTCTTCGATTGGATCGCCCCGGAGTCGCGCGACAACGCCCGGGCCGTCATCACGCGGGTGCTGGCCACCGGGGAGCCGGGAGGCTACGAGGCCCGGCCCGCCGTGTCCGGAGGCCCCGAGTGGTTCGCCGCGCGCGTGGGCCCCATCATGGTGGACACGCGCATCGTGGGCTTCACGGTGATCCTCACCGACATCACCGAGCTCAAGCGCACCCACCTGCGGCTGGAGCAGTCCAACCGCGAGCTGGAGAGCTTCGCCTACGTGTCCTCGCACGATCTGCAGGAGCCCCTGCGCAAGATCCAGACCTTCGGCGAGCGCCTGAAGAAGACCGCCACCGGACTGAGTCCCGAGGCCCAGGACTACCTGGAGCGCATGCAAGGCGCCGCGACGCGCATGCGCCGGCTGATCGACGACTTGCTGGCCTTCTCGCGGGTGTCCAACAAGGGCCGGCCCTTCGTGCGCGTGGACTTGTCCCCGCTCCTCCAGGAGGTGCGCGAGGATCTGGAGGCGACCATCGCGCGGGCGGAGGCGTCGCTGCGCATCGCCGAGGCGCTCCCCGTGCTCGAGGCGGACCCCACGCAGATGCGGCAGCTGTTGCAGAACCTGCTGGGCAATGCCCTCAAGTTCCGCCGCGCGGACGTGCCGCCGGACATCTCCGTGTCGGCCCAGGTGGACGCCACCACCCAGACGTGCACGCTGGTGGTCGCCGACAACGGCATCGGGTTCGAGGAGAAGTACCGCGACCGCATCTTCGACGTGTTCCAACGCCTGCACGGCCGCGGGCAGTACGAGGGCACGGGGATCGGCCTCGCCATCTGCCGCAAGATCGCCGAGCGCCACGGGGGACGCATCGAGGCGCACGGCACGCCCAATCAGGGCGCTTCCTTCCACGTCACGCTGCCCCTCAAGCAGCCCAGCAGTCAGTGA
- a CDS encoding carboxypeptidase regulatory-like domain-containing protein, with product MGLLLGVGWLWHAWTPALDPGPLPELLAPREEASRFERLMAEPLPEARGALGIQGRVTGGTGAVAGVLVSAWLASPPEWRTRLEAQLSRRGPPDGFNEGRSDCDDRAATAALLAELTERGRVRARAFTDAQGVFRLEGLEEGRYELWAESVTSQYALSTDVLAGTDEVALRLNSGRTLSGAVFDVDTGQPLADVRVIQLGPGAGGVVETSTAKDGRFRLGPMPWLDTRTEVKLLVTKDGWETVWRPVTARDTAHVLGLAPLRTLSGRVLEEGGPVAGVPVQLSRDLGGWAARVTQTDAQGFFHFDSLCPRTYVLSATHAGRYARQHVVAEWDALELVLAHALTRLEGRVTDMAGTSLADAEVSLSDSHTPPLVRLTDAQGRFVFDSLVPGPYALRVQAAGHAPLDIPGRRIGPGPSQEWNVALPGLRALAGAVVDERGTPVPGARIRVLDAPDDASTTSDARGAFALAFDASLDARLEVHHPDFQPWMASVAETERTLRLTLRRGASLEVLVMDEDGRPARGATVVIEPWPQPPRTTRTNADGRGVFPGLSSGSFLVKASAPDARHRQVRQQVDVSEQRAQRLSLQFPADWTLRGRVVNDAHEPLPDVWLQLRREQSPTLDPHGYSESLVSGADGTFSLSGLERVRWSIGPSTPEYRLAVQTTPVVSPDQPEVQLVLTRVRQVQGRVVDPAGAPIPAFRLNGKAIHHPEGRFSLFPHAGRVFHVDAEGYARRNIEVKEEPPQDLGDVVLTPLDSRTLTGQVLDARTQAPVADARVSASVPGAHRSAVTHTLVDGRFSLEVSGDGRVSLNASHPDYVSGGTRLERGTAPARLLLEPAAHLRGRVEVAGKRVLAGRVHLRSETDGTDRNVPIERGHYHVTPLPPGRYTVWAVGPNEQGRVPLSEVASVSLPPGARTTQDLVSRGDTAALEVTGVEGGTEVHLVPGELALLSPKQGLYSRLGDGFIGLKSAEGLRRFARVPEGHYTLVAVSRSDAGTEVHREPVVISRSGEQSLVLRPQWTFFEEAPIQ from the coding sequence GTGGGGCTGCTGCTGGGCGTGGGCTGGCTGTGGCACGCCTGGACGCCCGCCCTGGATCCGGGACCGCTCCCCGAGCTTCTCGCCCCGCGAGAGGAAGCCTCCCGGTTCGAGCGGCTGATGGCGGAGCCCCTGCCCGAGGCACGCGGCGCCCTGGGCATTCAGGGCCGGGTGACGGGGGGGACGGGGGCGGTGGCGGGCGTCCTGGTGAGCGCCTGGCTCGCGAGCCCGCCCGAATGGCGCACCCGGCTCGAGGCCCAACTGTCGCGGCGCGGGCCGCCAGACGGGTTCAACGAGGGGCGGTCGGACTGTGACGACCGTGCCGCCACGGCGGCGCTGCTGGCCGAGCTCACCGAGCGCGGGCGGGTGAGGGCGCGGGCCTTCACCGATGCCCAGGGTGTGTTCCGACTGGAGGGGCTGGAGGAGGGGCGCTACGAGCTCTGGGCCGAGAGCGTCACGTCCCAGTATGCCTTGAGCACCGACGTCCTGGCGGGCACGGACGAGGTCGCGCTGCGCTTGAACTCGGGGCGGACCCTCTCCGGCGCGGTGTTCGACGTGGACACCGGACAGCCGCTCGCGGACGTGAGGGTCATTCAGCTGGGGCCGGGCGCGGGTGGAGTCGTGGAGACCTCGACGGCCAAGGATGGGCGCTTCCGTCTGGGCCCCATGCCCTGGCTCGACACGAGGACCGAGGTGAAGCTGCTCGTCACCAAGGACGGGTGGGAAACGGTGTGGCGGCCCGTCACGGCCCGGGACACGGCGCACGTGCTGGGGCTGGCCCCCTTGCGAACCCTCTCGGGCCGGGTGCTGGAGGAGGGCGGGCCCGTGGCGGGGGTGCCCGTCCAGCTCTCGCGGGACCTCGGCGGATGGGCGGCGCGGGTCACCCAGACGGATGCCCAGGGCTTCTTCCACTTCGATTCCCTGTGCCCCCGCACCTACGTCCTGTCGGCGACGCACGCCGGCCGCTATGCCCGTCAGCACGTGGTCGCGGAGTGGGACGCGCTGGAGCTCGTGCTCGCCCACGCCCTCACGCGGCTGGAGGGGCGCGTCACGGACATGGCGGGCACGTCGCTCGCGGACGCGGAGGTTTCCTTGAGCGACTCCCACACGCCCCCGCTCGTGCGCCTGACGGATGCCCAGGGCCGGTTCGTCTTCGACTCCCTCGTTCCGGGTCCGTATGCCCTTCGCGTCCAGGCGGCCGGACATGCCCCGCTGGACATCCCGGGGCGGCGCATCGGTCCGGGGCCGTCCCAGGAATGGAATGTCGCGTTGCCCGGCCTCCGGGCGCTGGCGGGGGCGGTCGTGGACGAGCGAGGCACGCCCGTGCCAGGCGCTCGGATTCGTGTCCTCGATGCGCCGGACGACGCCTCCACCACGTCCGATGCGCGCGGCGCGTTCGCCCTGGCGTTCGACGCCTCGCTCGACGCTCGCCTCGAGGTGCACCATCCGGACTTCCAGCCCTGGATGGCCTCGGTCGCGGAGACCGAGCGGACCCTCCGCCTGACGTTGAGGCGAGGGGCCTCCCTGGAGGTCCTCGTCATGGACGAGGACGGCCGACCCGCGCGGGGGGCGACGGTCGTGATCGAGCCGTGGCCCCAGCCGCCCCGGACGACGCGCACGAACGCGGACGGACGGGGGGTCTTCCCGGGACTGTCCTCGGGCTCGTTCCTGGTGAAGGCGTCCGCCCCGGACGCGCGGCACCGACAGGTCCGCCAGCAGGTGGACGTCTCGGAACAGCGGGCCCAGCGGCTCTCGCTCCAGTTCCCGGCGGACTGGACACTCAGGGGCCGGGTCGTGAACGACGCGCACGAGCCCCTCCCCGACGTCTGGCTCCAGCTCCGGCGAGAGCAGTCGCCGACCCTCGATCCGCACGGGTACTCCGAGTCACTCGTTTCCGGGGCGGATGGCACGTTCTCCCTGTCCGGACTGGAGCGGGTACGCTGGAGCATCGGGCCGAGCACCCCGGAGTATCGCCTCGCGGTCCAGACCACGCCCGTGGTGTCTCCCGATCAACCCGAGGTCCAGCTCGTCCTGACCCGCGTCCGCCAGGTCCAGGGGCGGGTCGTGGACCCGGCGGGTGCGCCCATCCCCGCGTTCCGCCTCAACGGCAAGGCCATCCACCATCCCGAGGGTCGCTTCTCCCTGTTCCCGCACGCCGGGCGCGTGTTCCACGTCGATGCGGAGGGGTATGCGCGCCGCAACATCGAGGTGAAGGAGGAGCCACCCCAGGACCTGGGGGACGTGGTGTTGACGCCGCTCGACTCACGAACCCTCACGGGGCAGGTGCTCGACGCGAGGACCCAGGCGCCGGTGGCGGATGCGCGGGTGAGCGCCTCCGTGCCGGGCGCGCACCGGAGCGCGGTGACCCACACGCTCGTGGATGGCCGGTTCTCCCTGGAGGTGTCCGGTGACGGGCGCGTGAGCCTCAACGCGTCCCATCCCGATTATGTCTCGGGAGGAACGCGCCTGGAGCGCGGGACGGCTCCGGCCCGACTGCTCCTCGAGCCCGCCGCCCACCTGCGGGGCCGGGTCGAGGTCGCGGGCAAGCGGGTGCTCGCGGGGCGCGTCCACCTGCGCTCGGAGACGGACGGCACGGACAGGAATGTGCCCATCGAGCGGGGCCATTACCACGTGACGCCGCTGCCGCCGGGCCGCTACACCGTCTGGGCGGTGGGCCCGAACGAACAGGGCCGCGTCCCGCTGAGCGAGGTGGCGTCGGTCTCGCTCCCGCCAGGAGCGCGAACCACCCAGGATCTCGTGAGCAGGGGAGACACCGCGGCCCTGGAGGTGACCGGGGTGGAGGGCGGCACCGAGGTCCATCTGGTCCCCGGGGAGCTGGCCCTGCTGAGCCCGAAGCAGGGCCTGTACAGCCGACTGGGAGATGGGTTCATCGGACTCAAGAGCGCGGAGGGCCTGCGACGCTTCGCCCGCGTGCCGGAGGGCCACTACACCCTGGTCGCCGTGAGCCGGAGCGACGCGGGCACCGAGGTCCACCGCGAGCCCGTCGTCATCTCCCGCTCGGGCGAGCAGTCCCTCGTGCTCAGGCCCCAGTGGACCTTCTTCGAGGAAGCGCCCATCCAATAA
- a CDS encoding M35 family metallo-endopeptidase, translating to MGQATRAFQGWLRGVVGACVLSACGAAPGEDGTVLEAPRVPPGEVAVELSVPRRSLGAQDEVALQLTFTNVSTHPVRLLRWYVPDAEGVKEGLFDVSRDGEPVAYLGPHAKRAVPEASDYLVLAPGERLTGRAPLSDLYDLSASGEYTVRFAAPVEGPHGVALTRVAQLDGAAVSLWIEGRPTRPPDTHTRDTVTAQGLGYIGCSSTRQAQVQSAWAAARGYASNAMAYLNGLRAGSERYGTWFGGYSTSHRDVARGHFSRISSALNTAPIVMDCTCTDAGTFAYVYPSAPYRIYLCGAFWRAATTGTDSRAGTLIHELSHFNVVADTNDHAYGQGNAQSLARSSATRALDNADSHEYFAENTPPRD from the coding sequence ATGGGCCAGGCGACGCGTGCATTCCAGGGGTGGCTGCGAGGCGTGGTGGGGGCATGTGTCCTGAGTGCGTGTGGCGCCGCCCCGGGCGAGGACGGGACCGTGCTGGAGGCCCCGCGGGTGCCGCCCGGGGAGGTGGCGGTGGAGCTGTCCGTGCCCCGACGGTCCCTGGGCGCCCAGGACGAGGTGGCCCTCCAGCTCACCTTCACCAACGTGTCCACCCACCCGGTGCGCCTGCTGCGCTGGTACGTGCCGGACGCCGAGGGCGTGAAGGAAGGCCTGTTCGACGTGTCCCGCGACGGCGAGCCGGTGGCCTACCTGGGCCCCCACGCCAAGCGCGCGGTGCCCGAGGCCTCCGACTACCTCGTGCTGGCGCCGGGCGAGCGCCTCACCGGGCGGGCGCCGCTGTCGGACCTGTACGACCTGAGCGCGAGTGGCGAGTACACCGTGCGCTTCGCCGCGCCGGTCGAGGGGCCCCACGGCGTGGCGCTCACCCGGGTGGCGCAACTGGATGGCGCCGCCGTGAGCCTGTGGATCGAGGGTCGGCCGACGCGCCCGCCCGACACGCACACGCGCGACACGGTGACGGCGCAGGGCCTGGGCTACATCGGCTGCTCGAGCACGCGTCAGGCGCAGGTGCAGAGCGCCTGGGCCGCCGCCCGGGGCTATGCGAGCAACGCGATGGCCTACCTCAATGGCCTGCGCGCGGGCTCGGAGCGCTACGGCACCTGGTTTGGTGGCTACTCCACGAGCCACCGCGACGTGGCGCGTGGCCACTTCAGCCGCATCTCCAGCGCGCTGAACACCGCCCCCATCGTGATGGACTGCACCTGCACGGACGCGGGCACCTTCGCCTACGTGTACCCGAGCGCGCCCTACCGCATCTACCTGTGCGGCGCCTTCTGGCGCGCGGCCACCACCGGCACGGACTCCAGGGCGGGCACGCTCATCCACGAGTTGAGCCACTTCAACGTGGTGGCGGACACGAACGACCACGCGTATGGCCAGGGCAACGCCCAGAGCCTGGCGCGCAGCAGCGCCACGCGCGCCCTGGACAACGCGGACAGCCACGAGTACTTCGCGGAGAACACCCCCCCGCGCGACTGA
- a CDS encoding response regulator: MADDDPDDRELALTAIQESRLVNELRFVEDGEELMQYLRREGRYREPKDSPRPGLILLDLNMPRKDGREALREIKSDPVLKHIPVVVLTTSKAEEDILRSYGLGANCFITKPVTFEGLVDVVKVLDRHWLQIVELPPEPSDHEA, translated from the coding sequence ATGGCGGACGATGACCCGGATGACCGGGAGCTCGCCCTCACGGCGATCCAGGAGAGCCGGCTCGTCAACGAGCTGCGCTTCGTGGAGGACGGCGAGGAGCTGATGCAGTACCTGCGCCGCGAGGGCCGCTACCGCGAGCCCAAGGACTCGCCCCGGCCCGGCCTCATCCTCCTGGACCTGAACATGCCCCGCAAGGACGGCCGCGAGGCCCTGCGGGAGATCAAGTCCGACCCGGTGCTCAAGCACATCCCCGTGGTCGTGCTCACCACGTCCAAGGCCGAGGAGGACATCCTGCGCAGCTACGGCCTGGGCGCCAACTGCTTCATCACCAAGCCGGTGACGTTCGAGGGGCTCGTCGACGTCGTCAAGGTGCTCGACCGGCACTGGTTGCAGATCGTCGAGCTCCCCCCGGAGCCCTCCGACCATGAGGCGTGA